A window of Phenylobacterium sp. NIBR 498073 genomic DNA:
AGCTATGGCGACTATCTCGGCCTCGACACGCTGCTGGCCTCCCAGAAGCCGCGCTCGGACGAGCATGACGAACTGCTGTTCATCATCATCCACCAGGCCTCCGAACTGTGGCTGAAGCTGTCGCTACACGAGCTGCGCGCCGCCCGCGCCCACATCCGCGCCGACGACCTCGGCCCGGCCTTCAAGATGATCGCCCGGGTCAGCCGCATCCAGGGGCAGCTGATCCAATCCTGGGACGTGCTCGGCACCATGACCCCCAGCGACTATCACGCCCTGCGCCCGCACCTGGGCCAGAGCTCGGGCTTCCAGTCGTTCCAGTACCGGATGCTCGAGTTTGTGATGGGGGCCAAGGACGCCTCCATGCTCCTTGTCCACGAGGGGACGGAGGTCCACGCCCAATTGGTCGCGGCCCTGGCCGAGCCCAGCCTCTATGACGAGGCCATCGCCCTGCTGGCGCGGCGTGGCTTCGACATCCCCGGCTCGGTGCTGGAGCGTGACTGGCGCGAGCCGCATCGCGTCGATCCGGCGGTCGAGGCGGCCTGGATCGCCGTCTACCGGGATCCGGATAAATACTGGGATCTCTATGAGTTGGCCGAGAAACTTGTCGACCTTGAGTTCCGCTTTCAGCAGTGGCGCTTCGCGCACCTGAAGACGGTCGAGCGGATCATCGGCTTCAAGGGCGGCACCGGCGGCAGCGCCGGTGCGGCCTATCTGGCCAAGGCGCTGCAGGGCTCGTTCTTCCCCGAGTTGTTCGGGGTTCGCACGGTTCTCTAGTGCTGTGGCGGCGGGGCGCTCAGCACGCGGTTCAGCGCCTCGCCCAGGGCCTCGGCCAGCAGCGGCTTCTCGACGATGTCGACCCCCGCGGCCTGCGCCCGGCTCCGCACCATGGCGGTCGGATGGGTGGTGATCAGCAGGGCCGGCAGCCGAACGGCCCGGCGGCGCAGCACCTCGACCAGTTCCAGTCCGTCCATCCCCGGCAGCTGTAGATCGACCACCAGGCAGCCGTCCGCCGGGAGCTGCGGACAGGCCGCTAGGCTCTCGGCGTCGGCGAAGGTCTCGACCTCGTAGCCGTCGAGCTCCAGGGCGAACTTCAGCGCCGTGCGCACGGCCGGATCGTCATCCACCAGAAGCAGGGGGGCGGGGCGCACGGCGGTTCCCATGGTCAGGCCGCGGCCTTCCAGGTCGGCTCGAGCTGAGCGTGCGGCGGGCAGGGGGCGACCGCGGTCTGCGGCAGGCCGACCATCTCGTTGGCGAAGCCGTGGTTGACGTCGCGGTGATGGGCTTCGTCGGCCCTGACCACCAAGACCACGTCGCGCAGGGTCGCGGTGTCGGCCAGGCCCCAATAGCGCTTGGCGATCTCGGGCGCCGGCACGTTCGGGCTGCGGCCCTCGTCGATCTCGGCGAGGTAGTGCGTATAGCTGATCACCGCCTCTTCCTCGAAATAGCCGACCACGCGGTGGGCGGTCTTGGCGGAGACGAGGTAGAGGCCGAAGAAGAACAGGTAGAACACCCACTGCACCGCCACGACCACGAAGCGTTCGAACAGCGTCGGCTTGCTGACCTCGATGAAGGTCATCAGGTGCATGCGCTCGTTCTCGGCCTCGTCCATCAGGGTCTTGATCCAACCCTTGTCGTCGCACATGCGGCGCAGGCACTTCAGGTGGGTCAGGGTGGCGCCGACCATGCCCGGGACCGCCGCGACGGTCTCGAGCACCACCGCCCGGTGGCCGTAGCGCTTGGCGAAGAAGGTGTCCGCGCAGAACCGCAGCAGCTTCACGAAGCCGAAGGCGACGCTGTCGGAAAGACCCTGCGGCTTGTGATGGACGCTGGTGTCGACGAGGGGGGCGGTCATGTTCGGGCTCCTGCTCCGATGATGGCGAACAGGTACCCGTGCAAGCCCTTGGACAGAATCCGTGTCTTCCTCTTAAGGGGTATCCCCTAGCTTCACCGCGCCTGGCGGTGCGGTATCGGACAGGCGGCGCAACAGGGAAGGCCAGATCCTGCAGTACGGCTCGTCCAACGTCTGGATCGGTGCGGCGGTGGCCATCCTGGCCACCCTGGCCGGCGTCGCCGCCCACGTGCTGCTGGCCCCGGTCGTCGGCGATCGCGTCGCCTTCCTGGTGTTCGTGCCCGCCGTGGTGCTGGCCTCGGCCCATTCGGGACTGGCCCCAGGCGCGCTGGCGGCGATGCTCGGCGTCTGGTGCGGCCTGTTCCTGGCCCAGCGGCACGGGCCGATCAACAATGCGGATGTGGCCAGCGCCGTGGTCTTCGCCGGGGTCGCCGCGGCCATCGTCGTCGGCGGGGAGTCCTTCCAGCGCTCGCGGCGCGAGGCGGCCGCCGTCAATCGCGACCTGGCCGCGCGCGAGGCCCACCTCAGCTCGATCCTCGACACCGTGCCGGACGCCATGATCCTGATCGACGAGCAGGGGACCATGCAGTCCTTCTCAAGCGCCGCCGAACATATGTTCGGCTGGACCGCAGCCGAGGCCCTGGGGCGCAACGTCAACCTGCTGATGCCGGCCCCGCACAAGGAGGCCCAT
This region includes:
- the kynA gene encoding tryptophan 2,3-dioxygenase, producing the protein MSEKLHTPPAMSYGDYLGLDTLLASQKPRSDEHDELLFIIIHQASELWLKLSLHELRAARAHIRADDLGPAFKMIARVSRIQGQLIQSWDVLGTMTPSDYHALRPHLGQSSGFQSFQYRMLEFVMGAKDASMLLVHEGTEVHAQLVAALAEPSLYDEAIALLARRGFDIPGSVLERDWREPHRVDPAVEAAWIAVYRDPDKYWDLYELAEKLVDLEFRFQQWRFAHLKTVERIIGFKGGTGGSAGAAYLAKALQGSFFPELFGVRTVL
- a CDS encoding response regulator; protein product: MRPAPLLLVDDDPAVRTALKFALELDGYEVETFADAESLAACPQLPADGCLVVDLQLPGMDGLELVEVLRRRAVRLPALLITTHPTAMVRSRAQAAGVDIVEKPLLAEALGEALNRVLSAPPPQH
- a CDS encoding alternative oxidase; its protein translation is MTAPLVDTSVHHKPQGLSDSVAFGFVKLLRFCADTFFAKRYGHRAVVLETVAAVPGMVGATLTHLKCLRRMCDDKGWIKTLMDEAENERMHLMTFIEVSKPTLFERFVVVAVQWVFYLFFFGLYLVSAKTAHRVVGYFEEEAVISYTHYLAEIDEGRSPNVPAPEIAKRYWGLADTATLRDVVLVVRADEAHHRDVNHGFANEMVGLPQTAVAPCPPHAQLEPTWKAAA